GTTCAAAAACCATCACCATTCTACGCTGCTTTACCAGAGCACTTGGAGAATAAGTAAAAGGAGTCACTTGAATTTGCAAATTGGCTCACTGAAAATTGCAAATGGGGTAAACTGGGGAATTTGGATCACTGTTTTTGCAAATTTAGGTCACGCTTTTTGCAAATCACTACAAGACGGGTGTACCCAAACACATTGCATTCTGCGACGAGTCTGCTCAACCCAAATACTCATGTTTTCTTTAACCCAACTTTACCATTCTAAAAGTTATACACTTGTCCAGCATGCACTTAGCTGATTCATGGGCAAACACGTGTTTGTGTTTTCTGACTATTCTTTTGATTGGATTCCGGCTCAAATTCAGTGCATTATAGATTTGTATGTGATTATCTTCCGCTACAGCGCTGTCCACTATTGTGATAGTAGCGCCTTTTCCGGTTTGCATTGTGCTTAGGATCAACTGATGGTTGCGCAGCATAGTCCATGATATGTTTATCTCCTGTTCATGTAGCCGGCCTTGGATTGCGTTGACCAGATGATATGCCAGGACAGCGCCAAAGAGATGAAGCTCTCTCCCGCGAATCTTTTTGTTGGTAAACGGGTCTAAAGTGAAGCTCAGATTTGAGGGTTCTGAAAGCGCGTTCAACCGTATTCAACATCATATACATAGACCATATCTTATCGCTGCTGAGATCTATATGGCTGGTGCGAAGATAATACGATCCCGAGTACTTGGCGTCAAGCGCTCCCGGAAAGAGGGATCACGCGTTATGGTGGCTGACAGGGTCTTCATGGCAAATTGGCGGTCCAGGTTATCCTGCACTAAATAAACCTCGCTCATCCCGCCTGAGCCAGTGTGTTTAATAATGGTAAAATCGCCTAAAACTGTGCCTATGTCCAATTCCATACTATTTCCTTGCGTTTTGAGTGTATATCTTTCTATACTGAGGTTTGATAAAATCCATGAATTTCTCAGGTTTTATCAGCATCAAGGGGTTACCGTCAGCATAGCATTCGCCCATATACTGGACAATCATACCGTCTGGCACCAAGACAAAAAACACAGGATTGGATTTGTCAGGATAGCCTTTTCTCAAATCATCTTTCAACTGCCTGTTAAACTCTTTTTCAAGAAGTTTCTTGAATCTGTCTCTGCGATTGGGAAGGATGATATCATAAGATTTAATAATATGGAAATCCCGGTCGAACATAGTGTACTCAATAGATTCATCACCATGAGCGCCACCCCAAAAACCTTTGTGGCGTTTATACAAAGTTATAAGGTCTGTATTGAGGACAACTTTGATAAATAAACTATCATAAATGCTGCCTATAAATGCCGGTTCTTCAAACGTTACCCATGAATCCAGTATGCCATCAGCAAAAGCTTGAACATCATATTTGTTTTCTTTTGTAAGTAAATAATCAAAATCGCCTGCATCGCGATCACCGATTTGTTTCATTACATGCTCAATCAATTTTGTCACATCAACGCTGTCACTGGAGAAAACAGGATAACTGATATAAATAGAAAATTCACCGGTGGTTTTGGCTATACCGGATACATTTACTATTCGGTCTGTGAATTCAAACAGAGGTTTAGTGCCAGCAAGAGGTGGGTTTGTTTCATTCTTATCCTTTTTTTCAGTCAAATTGCATGCAATGCAAAAAAAGACAGCGCCCACCAGAAACAATAATCCCGAAGTAATGTGTTTGAGCGCTTTGCTGAAAATCTTAATTCTACTAATCATGGTTCTCCTGTAATTTCTTTTGTTTTGGCTTTGATACGCTGCACCTTATACATAGCCTGGAAGTTAACTGATGGATGAGCATCATAAAGGCATCTGCGCTATGAGTCGTGTTGCGCATGATTCCGATCATGCGGGGTAAAAACTTCGCAGCATCGGAATGCTGCGCTACGTGTCGGGTAGCGCATGATTCCATTCATGCGGGGGAGGGTGAATTCGCAGCATCGGAATGCTGCGCTACATGCTGGGATGCTGCCAAAGACCAAAGTCCAAAGAGCCAAAGTCCATTTAATGGATAGCCCTGAGCGCCCGCAAGCCCTTGTTGTGGTACCCGTTGTCGGGATTGCTGTTGTTGCGGTTAGCAACCCGACAGTTGTACTCACCGTAGTACCAAGAACCGCCACGCAGCACACGATATTCGACTGAACCTGCTCCTCTTGGATCAGAAGCCGGACTCTTGGCATAGTAATCCCCGGCATACCAGTCCCAGCACCATTCCCACACGTTGCCACTCATATCATAAATGCCAAGTTCGTTGGGTGCTTTGGATCCCACAGGATGTGTTTTGCCGCCCGAGTTGCCTCCATACCAAGCTACGCTGCCGATATCGTTTGAGCCAGCATATTCGTAGCCTTTGCTTTTGTTTCCGCCTCGTGCGGCATACTCCCATTCGGCTTCCGTGGGCAACCTGTATCCATTGGCATTCCAGTCACAGACTATGGTTCCTCTGCGCCAGTCGTTCGGTTTATTGCTACCATCGACACTGTAGCACGCAGTTAGACCTTCATTGATACTGCGCTTGTTGCAGTAATCTATGGCGTCAAACCATCTCACTTGCGCCACAGGCAGATTTTCACCTTTGAAATAGGAAGGATTGGAACCCATCACAGCAAGCCATTCCTTCTGCGTCACTTCATGTTTGCCGATGTAGAATGACGCAAGCGTCACCTGATGCACCGGTCGTTCATTGCTCTCCACATCAGTTGCGCCCATATTGAAGGTTCCGCCTTCCACATAAATCATATTCTTAGTTTGAGTTTGCATCTGGTTGGGGGTGCTTATTGTATTCTCAGCTCTTGGCGGCGGATGGTTTTTGCCATCTACTTTGTCACAAGCATCGAAAAGATCATGACAATCCGGGTAGCGGGCTTCGCGTTGTTTTTGGGTGGCTTTTCTGATGATTGCAACTGTTATCTCGCCAATAAATTGGTAAAT
The sequence above is drawn from the Candidatus Cloacimonadaceae bacterium genome and encodes:
- a CDS encoding bifunctional serine/threonine-protein kinase/formylglycine-generating enzyme family protein translates to MEFKIGAILRDYHIFSLLGEGGMGEVYLAEERLLDRKVAIKRLNPTLTSDPQFSERFVNESRIQAKLQHHNIVSLYNFFVEDGVYYMVMEYAPGNMLKDVIAETGPIPEQRSLHIFKQIISALGYAHAKQIIHRDIKPSNIMLDANDDVKVMDFGIARLMSDKHLTRTGAKLGTLFYMSPEQVKATKDIDHRTDIYSSGIVLYEMLTGKLPYSADTDSDFDVMLEIVNKDLPDPRKIYQFIGEITVAIIRKATQKQREARYPDCHDLFDACDKVDGKNHPPPRAENTISTPNQMQTQTKNMIYVEGGTFNMGATDVESNERPVHQVTLASFYIGKHEVTQKEWLAVMGSNPSYFKGENLPVAQVRWFDAIDYCNKRSINEGLTACYSVDGSNKPNDWRRGTIVCDWNANGYRLPTEAEWEYAARGGNKSKGYEYAGSNDIGSVAWYGGNSGGKTHPVGSKAPNELGIYDMSGNVWEWCWDWYAGDYYAKSPASDPRGAGSVEYRVLRGGSWYYGEYNCRVANRNNSNPDNGYHNKGLRALRAIH